One part of the Acidimicrobiales bacterium genome encodes these proteins:
- a CDS encoding LLM class F420-dependent oxidoreductase, whose amino-acid sequence MQIGVVFPQSELGGDVAAVREYGQGVERIGYAHLLAYDHVVGADPEVHQGWAGPYDIDTTFHEPLVMFGYLAAATDLELVTGIIIAPQRPTALIAKQAAEVDLLTGGRFRLGVGIGWNPVEYDALGQDFSRRGRRLDEQVPLLRRLWTERSVTFGGEREKIEGAGLAPLPIQQPIPIWFGGASEPAYRRIGRLADGWFPMLYPGERLDAALATIRGAAEAEGRDASNVPMEGRVRWLGDDEADEFRKHVDRWREAGATHLSVDTMRCGLDSAEAHVDALGRAWDLMQG is encoded by the coding sequence ATGCAGATCGGTGTCGTGTTCCCACAAAGCGAGCTCGGCGGCGACGTCGCCGCCGTGCGCGAGTACGGCCAGGGGGTGGAGCGCATCGGCTACGCGCACTTGCTGGCGTACGACCACGTGGTCGGTGCCGACCCGGAGGTCCACCAGGGCTGGGCAGGCCCATACGACATCGACACCACGTTCCACGAGCCGCTGGTGATGTTCGGCTATCTCGCCGCGGCCACCGACCTCGAGCTGGTCACCGGGATCATCATCGCCCCGCAGCGACCCACCGCGCTGATCGCCAAGCAGGCCGCCGAAGTCGACTTGTTGACCGGCGGGCGGTTCCGGCTCGGCGTCGGCATCGGTTGGAACCCCGTGGAGTACGACGCGCTCGGTCAGGACTTCTCGCGGCGCGGGCGGCGACTCGACGAGCAAGTACCGCTGCTGCGCCGTCTGTGGACGGAGCGGTCGGTCACGTTCGGAGGCGAGCGGGAGAAGATCGAGGGGGCCGGCCTCGCACCGCTTCCGATCCAGCAGCCCATCCCGATCTGGTTCGGCGGTGCGTCGGAACCTGCGTACCGCCGTATCGGCCGCTTGGCCGACGGTTGGTTCCCGATGCTCTATCCCGGCGAGCGGCTCGATGCGGCGCTCGCCACGATCCGCGGCGCAGCCGAGGCAGAGGGGCGCGACGCGAGCAACGTGCCGATGGAGGGCCGGGTCCGCTGGCTGGGCGACGACGAAGCCGACGAGTTCCGCAAGCACGTCGACCGGTGGCGCGAAGCGGGCGCCACGCACTTGTCGGTCGACACGATGCGGTGCGGGCTCGACTCGGCGGAGGCGCATGTCGACGCGCTGGGCCGCGCTTGGGACCTCATGCAGGGCTGA
- a CDS encoding class I SAM-dependent methyltransferase yields MSTTTTEPTHQAADELATAIGAFAQRVAMATIGTFELATIELGMRLGLYASLAQGPKTPPELARAAKIDARYAREWLEQQATAGIASVDVEPTDGDPDRRVFSLPVAHQACLLDPDSLACVAPLATFATAGPAVLPELVEAYRNGTGISFAGYGEWVRRAQEGANRPQFTNLLAADWLPTMPDVVARLQGDGGRVAELGCGSGWASIATARAFPGATVDGFDSDAASIDAAKANAAAAGVGDRARFHVRDAATEEGSGYDLVCCFEALHDMAHPVEALAAMRQLAAPDGAVFVVDERAADALTPNDPDPMQHLFYAASVLHCLPVGRSEPDSAATGTVLRTATLERYATDAGYSTVEILPIEHDMFRFYRLHG; encoded by the coding sequence ATGTCCACGACCACCACCGAACCCACCCACCAGGCCGCCGACGAGCTGGCCACGGCGATCGGCGCGTTCGCCCAGCGCGTGGCCATGGCCACGATCGGCACCTTCGAGCTCGCCACGATCGAGCTCGGGATGCGGCTGGGCCTGTACGCGTCGCTGGCGCAGGGCCCCAAGACCCCGCCGGAGCTGGCCCGCGCGGCGAAGATCGACGCCCGCTACGCCCGCGAGTGGCTGGAGCAGCAAGCGACGGCCGGCATCGCGTCAGTCGACGTCGAGCCCACCGACGGTGATCCCGACCGGCGGGTGTTCTCGTTGCCGGTCGCCCACCAGGCCTGCCTGCTCGACCCGGACAGCCTGGCGTGTGTGGCGCCGCTGGCCACGTTCGCGACCGCCGGTCCCGCGGTCCTGCCGGAGCTGGTCGAGGCCTACCGCAACGGGACCGGCATCTCGTTCGCCGGCTACGGCGAATGGGTCCGCCGGGCGCAGGAGGGAGCGAACCGCCCGCAGTTCACCAACCTGCTCGCCGCGGATTGGCTGCCGACGATGCCCGACGTAGTGGCGCGGCTCCAAGGCGACGGTGGTCGAGTGGCGGAACTGGGCTGCGGGAGCGGTTGGGCGTCGATCGCCACAGCACGCGCGTTCCCGGGCGCGACCGTCGACGGGTTCGACAGCGATGCCGCGTCGATCGACGCCGCCAAGGCGAACGCTGCCGCCGCGGGAGTGGGCGACCGCGCTCGCTTCCACGTGCGCGACGCCGCCACCGAGGAAGGCAGCGGCTACGACCTCGTGTGCTGCTTCGAGGCCTTGCACGACATGGCCCACCCGGTGGAGGCGCTGGCCGCCATGCGACAGCTCGCTGCCCCCGATGGTGCGGTGTTCGTGGTCGACGAGCGGGCGGCCGACGCGCTGACCCCGAATGACCCCGACCCGATGCAGCACCTCTTCTACGCGGCGAGCGTGCTGCACTGCCTGCCCGTCGGTCGCAGCGAACCGGATTCCGCCGCCACGGGAACCGTCCTTCGCACCGCCACCCTCGAGCGCTATGCGACCGACGCGGGCTACTCGACGGTCGAGATCCTGCCGATCGAGCACGACATGTTCCGCTTCTACCGCCTGCACGGCTGA
- a CDS encoding aldo/keto reductase, translated as MSTNDASAAGTIDIGGDLTVNRMGFGAMRITGDGIWGDPPDLDEARAVLRRAVELGVNFIDTADSYGPEVSERLIGEALSPYPDDLVIATKAGLERTGPNQWPVNGHPDHIKAACEGSLRRLGIEQIALYQWHRPDSSVPLEDSVGAFVELKDQGKLRHFGVSNVSEEQLRQIQAITPVVSIQNRYNPGDRTSEGLVDLCEQEDMAFLPWAPIQNLDGNSGIQAAADAHGAAPRQVALAWLLARSPAMTVIPGTGSRAHLESNVAAAALALTPEEVAAITDGAG; from the coding sequence ATGTCCACCAACGACGCCTCGGCGGCCGGCACCATCGACATCGGGGGCGACCTCACGGTCAACCGCATGGGATTCGGCGCGATGCGGATCACGGGCGACGGGATCTGGGGCGATCCGCCCGACCTCGACGAAGCCAGAGCCGTGCTCCGGCGGGCGGTGGAGCTGGGCGTGAACTTCATCGACACCGCCGACTCGTATGGCCCTGAAGTGAGCGAGCGCCTGATCGGCGAGGCGCTGTCGCCGTACCCCGACGATCTGGTGATCGCCACCAAGGCCGGCCTGGAGCGGACCGGCCCGAACCAGTGGCCGGTCAACGGCCACCCTGACCACATCAAAGCGGCGTGCGAGGGCAGCCTGCGCCGGCTCGGGATCGAGCAGATCGCGTTGTACCAGTGGCACCGCCCTGACTCGAGCGTGCCGCTCGAGGACTCCGTGGGTGCGTTCGTCGAGCTGAAGGATCAGGGCAAGCTCCGGCACTTCGGCGTGTCGAACGTGAGCGAAGAGCAGCTGCGCCAGATCCAGGCGATCACGCCCGTGGTGTCCATCCAGAACCGCTACAACCCCGGCGATCGCACGTCGGAAGGCCTGGTCGACTTGTGCGAGCAGGAGGACATGGCCTTCCTGCCGTGGGCGCCGATCCAGAACCTCGACGGCAACTCCGGCATCCAAGCAGCGGCCGACGCGCATGGCGCCGCTCCTCGCCAAGTCGCACTGGCGTGGTTGCTGGCCCGCTCGCCGGCCATGACCGTCATCCCCGGCACCGGTTCGCGGGCGCACTTGGAGTCCAACGTCGCCGCCGCCGCCCTCGCGCTGACGCCCGAGGAAGTCGCCGCCATCACGGACGGCGCCGGCTGA
- a CDS encoding DUF2231 domain-containing protein, whose product MRKFSVRPTLTLRGRTFKGLRGWSGKPLHPPLTDFPIAAYLIAAVFDVISAIAGDRHAWAHELWHAGTFVFLAGAAVSVFAALTGLFDAWKSSEAGTQARRTINTHATVMVTVTVLALVDIVWRLNDYHTALVTPVGIVVLSVVVAALVSVGATFGGTLVYDYGFNVETAGDSPVWHQSETDVLPGDH is encoded by the coding sequence ATGCGCAAGTTCTCCGTCCGGCCCACGCTCACGCTGCGGGGTCGCACGTTCAAGGGTCTCCGCGGGTGGTCCGGCAAGCCCCTCCACCCGCCGCTCACCGACTTCCCGATCGCGGCGTATCTCATCGCCGCGGTCTTCGACGTCATCTCTGCGATCGCCGGTGATCGTCATGCGTGGGCCCATGAGCTGTGGCACGCCGGGACCTTCGTCTTCTTGGCCGGCGCGGCGGTCTCGGTCTTCGCGGCGCTCACGGGCCTGTTCGACGCGTGGAAGTCGTCCGAAGCCGGCACCCAAGCTCGGCGGACCATCAACACGCACGCCACGGTCATGGTGACCGTGACGGTGCTGGCCCTGGTCGACATCGTCTGGCGCTTGAACGACTACCACACCGCACTCGTCACGCCAGTTGGGATCGTGGTGCTGTCGGTCGTGGTCGCCGCGCTGGTGTCGGTGGGTGCCACGTTCGGCGGGACGCTGGTCTACGACTACGGGTTCAACGTCGAGACGGCCGGCGACTCGCCCGTGTGGCACCAGTCGGAGACGGACGTTCTGCCGGGCGACCACTGA
- a CDS encoding helix-turn-helix domain-containing protein, giving the protein MTDLDLARRIEQVASLGEPLRRDLYAFVRAQPEPVSREQAAQALGIAHHAAKFHLDRLVDDGLLRASYRRPPGRSGPGAGRPAKVYRVVGDVEVSVPSRRYDLAGRLLVRAVATARRTARPLVSTLAELATAEGRAVGSESSPERGRGAAARRLRKALESCGYEPEKNGRDLVLHNCPFHQLAEEDRDLVCNMNVAFVQGVCDGTGSRGDARLDPLPGGCCVRVVKP; this is encoded by the coding sequence ATGACCGACCTCGATCTCGCACGCCGCATCGAGCAAGTGGCGTCGCTCGGTGAGCCGCTCCGACGCGACTTGTACGCATTCGTGCGTGCGCAACCCGAGCCGGTGAGCCGTGAGCAGGCGGCCCAGGCGCTCGGCATCGCCCACCACGCGGCCAAGTTCCACCTCGACCGTCTGGTCGACGACGGCCTCCTCCGGGCGTCGTACCGCCGGCCACCCGGGCGCAGCGGCCCGGGCGCGGGACGACCCGCGAAGGTCTACCGAGTGGTGGGCGACGTGGAGGTGAGCGTGCCGTCGCGCCGGTACGACCTGGCCGGCCGGCTCCTCGTGCGGGCGGTGGCAACCGCGCGCCGGACGGCTCGGCCGCTCGTGAGCACGCTGGCGGAGCTCGCCACCGCCGAAGGCCGTGCCGTTGGCAGCGAATCGTCGCCGGAGCGAGGCCGCGGCGCCGCAGCGCGCCGACTCCGCAAGGCCCTCGAGTCCTGCGGCTACGAGCCTGAGAAGAACGGGCGCGACCTCGTGTTGCACAACTGCCCGTTCCACCAGCTCGCCGAGGAGGACCGCGACCTCGTCTGCAACATGAACGTGGCGTTCGTGCAAGGGGTGTGCGACGGGACGGGCAGCCGTGGTGACGCGCGGCTCGATCCGTTGCCCGGCGGCTGCTGCGTGCGCGTCGTCAAGCCGTAG
- a CDS encoding S53 family peptidase, with protein sequence MPKFRKGLAAVALGALTVPLIAISATASPPQAANRKTLPGSAPEWANPTDQATTLAAPSALSARVYLAPRGGQAQLDAAVAAVSTPGSATYRHFLTPAQYRARFAPSAAEVDSVEAWLTGAGLHVDGVAAGNRSISVSGTAQAVQHAFGVTVAEYHHNGRVEQAPSSDISVPASIAGQVLAVNGLSTPQRVQHSVAPPPAGFRNAQPCSQYYGQVVAGSLPSFNGTPAPYSVCGYTPSQFRSAYGVTASGLTGQGTTVAITDAYAAPTILADANTYSTRRGDAPFGTGQFSQSAPGTFTDEDECDASSWYGEETLDVEAVHGIAPAANVTYYGAASCNDDDLLSTLQQVVDDNQASIVTNSWGEAEMYETSGSVAAYEQVFQQGAMQGIGFLFSSGDSGDERAATHRIQTDYPTSDPYVTSVGGTSDAIAANGTFQFQTGWGTDKYVLSKNGKIWQRANPFYLYGAGGGVSRLSPQPAYQHGVVPPGGRNGRAVPDIAMDADPTTGMLIGETQTFPDGVYYDEFRLGGTSLASPLMAGMQALATQAAGGRLGFANPAIYQRARTAGVYRDVTLRPYGLGNVRADYANGINGDGGVVYSLRTFGDDATLQAASGWDDVTGVGTPTARYLASYAVG encoded by the coding sequence ATGCCAAAGTTCCGGAAGGGTCTGGCAGCGGTTGCGCTCGGCGCGTTGACCGTGCCGTTGATCGCCATCTCGGCAACCGCTTCGCCGCCGCAGGCGGCCAACCGCAAGACGCTGCCGGGTAGCGCGCCGGAGTGGGCCAACCCGACCGACCAGGCCACCACTCTGGCTGCTCCGTCGGCCTTGTCGGCTCGCGTGTACCTGGCGCCGCGAGGCGGGCAGGCGCAGCTCGACGCCGCGGTCGCTGCGGTGTCGACGCCGGGCAGCGCGACCTACCGGCACTTCTTGACGCCTGCCCAGTACCGGGCCCGGTTCGCGCCCTCGGCGGCCGAGGTCGACTCCGTCGAGGCCTGGTTGACCGGCGCCGGCCTCCATGTCGACGGCGTCGCCGCGGGCAACCGCTCCATCTCGGTGTCGGGCACCGCGCAGGCCGTGCAGCACGCGTTCGGCGTCACGGTCGCCGAGTACCACCACAACGGGCGCGTCGAGCAGGCGCCCAGCAGCGACATCTCGGTGCCGGCGAGCATCGCGGGACAGGTCCTGGCCGTGAACGGGCTCTCGACCCCGCAGCGGGTCCAGCACTCGGTGGCTCCTCCGCCTGCTGGCTTCCGCAACGCGCAGCCGTGCTCGCAGTACTACGGCCAGGTGGTGGCGGGCTCGTTGCCGTCGTTCAACGGCACGCCCGCGCCGTACTCCGTGTGCGGCTACACGCCGTCGCAGTTCCGTTCGGCCTACGGGGTGACCGCCAGCGGTCTCACGGGCCAAGGCACCACGGTGGCGATCACCGACGCGTACGCGGCGCCCACGATCCTCGCCGACGCCAACACGTACTCCACGCGGCGCGGTGACGCGCCGTTCGGCACCGGCCAGTTCAGCCAGTCGGCGCCGGGCACGTTCACCGACGAAGACGAGTGCGACGCGAGCAGTTGGTACGGCGAGGAAACCCTCGACGTCGAAGCCGTCCACGGGATCGCGCCCGCCGCGAACGTCACTTACTACGGCGCGGCGAGCTGCAACGACGACGACCTGCTGTCCACCTTGCAACAAGTCGTCGACGACAACCAGGCATCGATCGTCACCAACTCGTGGGGCGAGGCCGAGATGTACGAGACCTCGGGTTCGGTCGCCGCGTACGAGCAGGTGTTCCAGCAGGGTGCCATGCAGGGCATCGGCTTCCTGTTCTCGTCGGGTGACAGCGGCGACGAGCGTGCGGCCACCCACCGCATCCAGACCGACTACCCGACCTCGGACCCGTACGTGACGAGCGTTGGAGGTACCAGCGACGCCATCGCGGCCAACGGCACGTTCCAGTTCCAGACCGGGTGGGGCACCGACAAGTACGTCCTGTCGAAGAACGGCAAGATCTGGCAGCGCGCCAACCCCTTCTACCTGTACGGCGCCGGTGGTGGGGTGTCCCGGCTGTCGCCCCAGCCCGCGTACCAGCACGGCGTCGTGCCGCCGGGTGGCCGCAACGGCCGGGCCGTGCCCGACATCGCCATGGACGCCGATCCGACCACCGGCATGCTGATCGGTGAGACCCAGACGTTCCCCGACGGCGTGTACTACGACGAGTTCCGCCTCGGCGGCACCAGCCTCGCGTCACCGCTGATGGCCGGCATGCAGGCTTTGGCCACCCAGGCGGCGGGCGGACGCCTCGGCTTCGCCAACCCCGCCATCTACCAGCGGGCTCGGACGGCCGGGGTCTACCGCGACGTCACGCTGCGCCCATACGGGCTGGGCAACGTCCGGGCCGACTACGCGAACGGGATCAACGGCGACGGCGGCGTGGTGTACAGCCTGCGAACCTTCGGCGACGACGCCACGCTCCAGGCCGCGTCCGGGTGGGACGACGTCACCGGTGTCGGCACACCCACCGCTCGCTATCTCGCGTCATACGCCGTGGGCTGA
- the ygiD gene encoding 4,5-DOPA dioxygenase extradiol: protein MSDSARMPALFVGHGSPMNTLELNRYTTAWRELGASLPRPRAILVVSAHWYVGLTAVTAMAQPRTIHDFFGFPDELFAFEYPAPGAPDVAAEVAEVVAPMWVGLDGDGWGLDHGAWSVLAHLFPAADVPVLQLSINATEPLAYHLELGRRLAPLRDRGVLIVGSGNVVHNLRRIDWSRLEGALDWAERFDEEARRLMTTDPAAVLDLERHADYPLAVPTPDHFLPLLYLAGMADAEGAAAQTFVDGYTFGSLSMTSYLLT, encoded by the coding sequence ATGAGCGACTCCGCCCGCATGCCCGCGCTGTTCGTCGGTCACGGCAGCCCGATGAACACGTTGGAGCTCAACCGCTACACCACTGCGTGGCGTGAGCTCGGCGCGTCGCTGCCTCGGCCGCGGGCGATCCTCGTGGTGTCCGCACACTGGTATGTCGGCCTGACCGCGGTGACCGCGATGGCGCAGCCGCGCACCATCCACGACTTCTTCGGGTTCCCCGACGAGCTCTTCGCGTTCGAGTACCCCGCGCCCGGGGCGCCCGATGTCGCGGCCGAGGTCGCCGAAGTGGTCGCGCCGATGTGGGTCGGCCTCGACGGCGACGGCTGGGGGCTCGACCACGGCGCCTGGTCGGTCCTCGCGCACCTCTTCCCCGCGGCCGACGTTCCTGTCCTGCAGTTGTCCATCAATGCGACGGAGCCGCTGGCATACCACCTCGAGCTCGGCCGGCGCCTCGCACCGCTGCGCGATCGGGGCGTGCTGATCGTCGGCAGCGGCAATGTGGTGCACAACTTGCGGCGCATCGACTGGAGCCGCCTCGAGGGCGCACTCGACTGGGCCGAGCGGTTCGACGAGGAAGCGCGGCGCCTGATGACCACCGACCCGGCCGCGGTGCTCGACCTCGAGCGCCACGCGGACTACCCCCTCGCCGTCCCGACGCCCGACCACTTCCTCCCGCTGCTGTACCTCGCCGGAATGGCCGACGCGGAAGGTGCTGCGGCGCAGACGTTCGTCGACGGCTACACGTTCGGGTCGCTGTCGATGACCTCATACCTGCTCACCTGA
- a CDS encoding alpha-L-fucosidase has translation MGGSDLGSAARGAAEPVAAPGVTSGGAWSRRRVLGGGLAAAAVAGAAVTGLAPPVAAAPAAPAVPAGVRRPSGRSQYGPTSGSLAGHPLPAWWHDARFGVFIHWGAYAVPSYSPPHWIAEGSAWYWAFQQIAGTPQYQHHRETYGTRFLYDDFLPQFKAERYDPAAWVDLIERAGARYFVMTTKHHDGFCLFPSAVTGRHTSAIGPGRDLIGPMVATARDRGLKVGLYYSVPEWYNPAPVDQLTLDKVTNVAGELQSAQDDVLNNELLSAISLVGFNLSTPKNAYTAATVPYRGYRPVADYAQFQRTQLRELIERYHPDELWADIGGPEQYFQNNGVIADFYNQALDHNPDGVVVNDRFGDHTTHRDYAVFENGGSYTAGSYTGRPTETVRTMGSSWGYNRWEIDYGDPGEYVQELADAVAHNSNYVLNIGPRADGTIPQPMVTRLTTVGDWLAINGEAIYGSRPWVQAADGNVRFTRQGEVVYLLAIGWPGAELTVKAPVPVRPTTNVTLLGSDGRPLRYRQGQGTFTITTPAGGTAATRSRHVFVFRVSPA, from the coding sequence ATGGGTGGATCGGACCTGGGGTCAGCAGCGCGCGGCGCGGCGGAGCCCGTGGCGGCGCCTGGCGTGACGTCGGGGGGTGCGTGGTCGCGCCGGCGCGTGCTCGGCGGGGGGCTCGCAGCCGCCGCGGTGGCAGGAGCGGCGGTCACCGGCTTGGCCCCGCCCGTGGCCGCGGCGCCGGCGGCGCCGGCTGTCCCTGCCGGTGTGCGCCGCCCGTCGGGACGGTCCCAATACGGGCCGACCTCGGGGTCGCTTGCGGGCCATCCGCTGCCCGCGTGGTGGCACGACGCCCGCTTCGGGGTGTTCATCCACTGGGGTGCGTACGCGGTGCCGTCGTACTCGCCGCCGCACTGGATCGCTGAAGGGTCCGCTTGGTACTGGGCCTTCCAGCAGATCGCCGGCACGCCGCAGTACCAGCACCATCGCGAGACGTACGGCACCAGGTTCCTGTACGACGACTTCTTGCCCCAGTTCAAGGCCGAGCGGTACGACCCGGCGGCTTGGGTCGACCTGATCGAACGAGCCGGCGCCCGCTACTTCGTCATGACCACGAAGCATCACGACGGGTTCTGCCTGTTCCCGTCGGCCGTCACGGGACGCCACACGTCGGCCATCGGGCCCGGCCGCGACCTCATCGGGCCAATGGTGGCGACCGCGCGGGATCGGGGCCTGAAAGTGGGGCTCTATTACTCGGTGCCGGAGTGGTACAACCCTGCGCCCGTCGACCAGCTCACCCTCGACAAGGTGACCAACGTGGCGGGCGAACTGCAAAGCGCCCAGGACGACGTGCTGAACAACGAACTGCTCAGCGCCATCAGCCTCGTCGGGTTCAACTTGTCGACACCCAAGAACGCGTACACGGCTGCAACGGTGCCGTACCGGGGTTACCGGCCAGTGGCCGACTACGCCCAGTTCCAGCGCACGCAGCTGCGCGAGCTGATCGAGCGCTACCACCCCGACGAGCTGTGGGCCGACATCGGCGGCCCCGAGCAGTACTTCCAGAACAACGGCGTGATCGCCGACTTCTACAACCAGGCGCTCGATCACAACCCCGACGGCGTGGTGGTCAACGACCGGTTCGGCGACCACACGACCCATCGCGATTACGCCGTGTTCGAGAACGGCGGCAGCTACACCGCGGGCTCCTACACCGGCCGGCCGACCGAGACCGTGCGGACGATGGGCAGCTCGTGGGGCTACAACCGCTGGGAGATCGACTACGGCGACCCCGGCGAGTACGTCCAGGAGCTCGCCGACGCGGTCGCCCACAACTCCAACTACGTGTTGAACATCGGGCCGAGGGCCGACGGCACGATCCCGCAGCCGATGGTCACCCGCCTGACCACCGTCGGCGACTGGTTGGCGATCAACGGCGAGGCCATCTACGGGAGCCGCCCGTGGGTGCAGGCCGCCGACGGCAACGTGCGCTTCACCCGCCAAGGCGAGGTCGTGTACCTGCTGGCCATCGGGTGGCCGGGCGCCGAGCTCACCGTCAAAGCGCCCGTTCCGGTGCGGCCCACCACCAACGTCACGCTGCTCGGGTCCGACGGTAGGCCGCTGCGGTACCGCCAAGGCCAGGGCACGTTCACGATCACCACGCCTGCGGGCGGCACGGCGGCCACGCGCAGCCGCCACGTGTTCGTGTTTCGCGTCAGCCCTGCATGA
- a CDS encoding alcohol dehydrogenase catalytic domain-containing protein: protein MKAAALTRTGTFEVVDVDDPTPGPGELVLRVGACGICGSDLKSYKSFPAGAVLGHEFCGEVVAVGQGVSEWRAGAVAAALPVRPCGSCRWCLGGEPAHCEKADLLGLGISAGAFAEYVRVDSALSVPITAGLGHYGALVEPLAVGLHAVAAARLRPEDRVLVIGGGSVGVAVTTWARRLGAGEIVVSDPAADRRDSAAVFGATAVHDPSAGPAPGEFDAVIECVGAPGLVQSATQAATVHGRVVVAGVCLETDPLVPIVSLMKEVEIAFAVYYRLQEFAAAARALDRGEIDPGPFVTDRVALDQVGDAFTRLEATTADRKILVEP, encoded by the coding sequence ATGAAAGCTGCGGCACTGACGAGAACCGGCACGTTCGAGGTGGTCGACGTCGACGATCCCACCCCCGGGCCGGGCGAGCTCGTGTTGCGCGTGGGCGCGTGCGGGATCTGCGGCTCCGACCTCAAGTCGTACAAGTCGTTCCCGGCTGGCGCGGTACTCGGCCACGAGTTCTGCGGCGAAGTGGTGGCGGTCGGCCAAGGGGTGTCGGAGTGGCGCGCCGGTGCCGTCGCGGCCGCGTTGCCGGTGCGGCCGTGCGGATCGTGTCGCTGGTGCCTCGGTGGCGAACCCGCGCACTGCGAGAAGGCCGACCTCCTCGGTTTGGGCATCTCGGCTGGCGCGTTCGCCGAGTATGTCCGCGTCGACTCCGCCCTGTCGGTGCCGATCACCGCGGGGCTGGGTCACTACGGCGCGCTGGTGGAACCGCTCGCGGTGGGTCTCCACGCGGTGGCCGCCGCGCGGCTCCGCCCCGAGGACCGGGTGCTGGTCATCGGCGGCGGCAGCGTGGGGGTGGCCGTCACCACCTGGGCACGTCGGTTGGGCGCCGGCGAGATCGTCGTGAGCGATCCCGCCGCCGATCGTCGTGACAGCGCGGCGGTGTTCGGCGCGACGGCGGTGCACGACCCGTCGGCCGGACCGGCACCCGGCGAGTTCGACGCCGTGATCGAGTGCGTGGGCGCGCCCGGGCTGGTCCAGTCGGCGACGCAGGCCGCCACCGTGCACGGCCGCGTGGTGGTGGCCGGGGTGTGCCTGGAGACTGATCCGCTGGTTCCGATCGTGTCGCTGATGAAGGAAGTCGAGATCGCCTTCGCCGTGTACTACCGGTTGCAGGAGTTCGCGGCGGCCGCTCGCGCACTCGACCGGGGCGAGATCGACCCGGGGCCGTTCGTCACGGACCGGGTGGCGCTCGATCAGGTCGGCGACGCGTTCACCCGCCTCGAAGCGACCACGGCCGACCGCAAGATCCTGGTCGAGCCCTGA